One Molothrus ater isolate BHLD 08-10-18 breed brown headed cowbird chromosome 11, BPBGC_Mater_1.1, whole genome shotgun sequence genomic window, TGGCTCCCCAGCACCCCGGCACCCCCTGACCCAGCCCCgctctccctgccccagtgccaggcaccTCTGCAACGTCTCCGTCCAGAAGTGGTACAAGACGTCACCAGACCAGGACCCCCGTGTGCCCCCCGACAAGATCTGGTCAAACAAGCAGTTCCAGGAATATCTGGCACAGGTGGGGCAGGGGGATGCTTGGCACAAGGTGCTGGTGCCCGGCATGAAGGCGGCGATCCTGAACGCTCTGCGCAGTGCCCGGGACCGGGTGCGCTTCCGCAAAGGCAACTTCGAGCTCTATGGGGCCGACTTTGTTGTTGGGGAGaacctccagccctggctgctggagatCAACTCCTGCCCCACCATGAGCCCCTCCTCGGCAGTGACCCGACAGCTCTGTGCCAATGTCCAGCGGGACACACTGTGCCTCGTGCTGGACCGCAAGGACAACCCCACCTGTCCCATTGGAGCGTTTGAGCTCATCTACAAGGAGGTaggctgaggggagggggcCAACACACCCCCCAGACACCCTGAGCCCTCCCAACACCTGCTgtctccctgcaggcagctgtgcccaaGCTTCTGTCAGGACGTGTGAAGCTGCTGGTCAAAGGCTGTTCCCTGAAGAGCCTCCAGTCAGCACAAGAGCAAGCCCAGGACCAGCCCCCCACCACTCTTCAGGACCCTGTGTCCCCAAGGGCCAGAGACACCCGTGTCCCCAAGCGAGCACAGCGTCATTTCTCCACCACTGCGCCCAGTGCCCACAagctccctgtgtccccaagggCCAGAGCCACCCATGCACGCAAGCGAGCACAGCGCCATTTCTCCAACTCTGGGCCCAGTGCCCGCaagctctccctgtccccaggggccaGAACCACCCAGGTGCCCCGGAGAGCACGGCATCGATCTCCTACCACAGTGCCCAGTGCCTACAagtgctctgtgtccccagcgGGCAGAACCACCCAGGGGACCCAGCCAAGAGCAGCAACAAAGAAGCTGCCTCCTCTGGAGCAACAGAGCCACTGCCCTTCCGCCACCTCTGACCCCCCAGCACCACCAAAGCCTTGGGCCTcccctgctgggagccaggggctGCCACGGCTCAGTCACCCACCTGAGCAGCCCCGGATCAGTGTCTGTCCCCTGGATTGGGTGCCGATGCCACCACCCCGGGGAACCCCCAGAAACTCCTGGCTAACCCAAGGTTCTGCAcgctccttccctcctgccaagCCCCTGCAACAACCTCAGTCTGCACAGAGCACCACCCCATGCCTGGAGCAGAAGAACACAGCAGCTCCCAATGGGATGCAGAAGACTTGGGACACTGAGACAGCCCCAGGAGTGGACAGCACCCTGCCTGTCCTTGCTGAGTCAACACCGGCTGCCTCTGATGCCAAAGAGATCCCACTGCTGTGTCGTGGTACCCAGCTCCTCCCACGCTTtaaaatgattctgtgataaggAGTCTGTCTTGGACCTTCTGTGTGTGAGAGCTGTGGGGAGGGCTAGGActgcccctgggatggggctgtgggtgggaactggggctgccagggcagaaagcaggcaggaaaagctgcctcagctcctgcctaTGGTTGCCCCTGCCAGACAGAGCTGCGGTGGGTGATGACGCTGCTGCATTCCAGCACTTGGAaccagggcaggcagagagtggtggcagggctggtgcccccagaggcacagccaggagaaatGCATCCTCTGTGTGCCAAGAAAAGAACTGAGTGCTGGGCCTCCCAGACAACGGGGGGATTTTAATAGGGTGGCAGAGAGCAGAAGGGTGTCCATGGCAGCACCATGGCTCCTAGTGCTCAGGCAGCCCCAGACAGCGCAGAGTGTGCAGGAAGTATGGTGGTGGGGGGGCACGGAGAGGGCCCTCAGGCAGCACTAGCTCCTGCAGGTGGATGTGGAGTGGGAGGTGATGGAGCTGCCGTGGAGAAAGCCCCAGCCGGGACAGCAACTCCTCGTCCAGTACCTGCAATGTGAGTGGGCAGCTCAGTGGGATCACTAAGGCTGTGCTGAAAGCCccacccagcacccagcacccagcctggccaCGGACCTGTGTGTGGGTGGGGGCAGATTCGGGGCTCAGAAAGAAGGGCActcccagcaccctgcccaCGCGGGAGGAGTGCTTGTGGTCACCCAGGGCCGGACACAGCAGCAGCGTCAGGTGCACCTGGAGCTGTTCTGGGAAGGCTGGGGAGGAACAGGGACAAGGTGAGATTGCAGGGGTGAGGAAGGGTGCCTGGGGTGGTGGAGGTGTTGGGGGCTACTCACCCgtcctgggctggagctggaggagggcacagccccccACGGCACTCAGCACACAGTAGCGTGTCAGGGTGCTCTTTACATCCTTCCTGGCCAGGCTGCGGcgtcctggggctgggactggcaccacctgcagagcacagccctcaGCACTCCCTGGGGTATGCCCTATGCCCCCAGCCCACTGGCACCCCCTTACCATGGCTCTGTCcccttgctgctgccagctcagccctgtggaGATTTCACcctccacctctgctgggaCTCCCACGGTGATGGCACTGCAGGGTAAGGTGGTGAGAAGGGGACAGGACTCCCATGCCAGCATGGCAGGGTCCCAAGGACTCACCGATATGTGGCAGGGTACTGGCCTCTCCAACGAGCATCAGTGAAGAACTGTTGGAGCTTCTTAGTGGTGTGGTAGCAGCTGGACAGGAGGACAAGGCCAGAATACTCCCTGTGGGACACGGCTGCTTGAGACCTGGAGGGGgaaaggcagccccagctccaccccAGGACCTCCAGCCTGAACCCTCCTACCACACCTGGCAGGAGCCTTCACCACGTGGAGATCAGCATCGAGGCCCAGGTGTCGTCTCAGTGCcggcagcagcacatccaggctCAGGTCCCCAGGACGCCCTGTGGAGATGCCAGCAGGTCAGCACCTGCTGAGCCCCCCATGCAGACATCCCCACCCCTGCAGACCTCCACTGCTGTCCTGTACTCACCCAGAATGGGGAGGCCAGGGGGTTTGttcagtgccagcagggctccTAGTGAGGGAAAGTCTGGTCAGGATGTACCCCCCTcagtgtcccttgtccccattTTCCCCTGTCGCAGGTACCTTCCCGGTGCACCACGGAGccctccagcagcctcagcGTCTCCTTGgggcccagcagctgcctccagctgcaggggatggagtgggcagggggacacacaTAGGACTTCCTTCAGTACCTACCCTGCACCCCACTCTGCGCGTCCATAAATCTCACCCACCACTGTCCGCCCTCCTCTCCACGTGCCTCTGCACCCTCACGCTTCCCCGGCCCCTCTGTGCTCGCACATCTGCAACCCCACAGGTACGTCCCCAATCCCCCAACCCCCCCATAACCCCAGTTCATAACCCCTCTGTACCCGCGCGTGTGCATCTCCAGGTGCCAGCACACCCGTGGGCGTGCACCCCTGAGCGTACACACGCACCTCGGTACACCCGCACATGCACGCACCCCCTGTATCCACCCCTGCCCCCCGCTGACCCCGCGGCGCGCACTCCCAGTCCCGGGCGCGCCAGCCCGCGCGCGGCGGtggcagcggcggcagcagcggcggcgctCCCGGTGCCCGCCatggcggcggggccgcgcctgCGCCGAGCGCTGCCCCCGGCATCCGGAGCCGGCGGCCGCGGCCATAGAGCAGCGGAAGCGCGGGCAGAGGGTCCCGCCCGCAGGTGCGGCacggcggggagcggcgggccGGGGGTGTCACCCCCGGGGGGGTCACCGCGGGGATGTCCCGGAGGGCAGGGCGGACACGGGGAGGGAGCCCCGGGGCTGTCGCTGTGGGAGGGAGGCCCGGGGGGCTTGTGGCGGGGCTGCGCAGGGGAGGCGGGCGGGGAGGGCGGCCCCGCCTGACGCGGTGTCTCCCCAGGACAGCACCATGGCCTCCCGCGGGGGTCCCCGCGCCGCCGGCACCGACGGCAGCGACTTCCAGCACCGGGAGCGCGTGGCCTCGCACTACCAGATGAGGTAGGTGTCCCCTTTCCCGGGATCCCGGGGGGACACGCGACCCCAGCAGGCCCTGATAACCCTGCACTCTCTCCCCAGCGTGACGCTCAAGTCGGAGATCAAGAAGCTGATCTACACGCATGTGGTcatctggctgctgctcctgaccCAGATGGTCGTGGGGCACCTCAAGCTGCTGCCCCACGATCAGGTGGCCATGCCCTACCAGTGGGAGTATCCCTACCTGCTCAGcatcctgccctccctcctgggCCTCCTGTCCTTCCCCCGCAACAACATCAGCTACCTGGTACTCTCCATGATCAGCACCGGCCTCTTCTCCATAGCTCCCCTCATCTACGGGGCCATGGAGATGttccccatggcacagcagctgtACCGCCACGGCAAAGCTTACCGCTTCATCTTCGGCTTCTCGGCCGTCTCTGTCATGTacctggtggtggtggtggccgCGCAGGTGCATGGCTGGCAACTCTACTACAGCAAGAAGCTGCTGGACTCCTGGTTCACTAGCACgcaggagaagaagaagaaatgagtGGGGATAGGTGGGCTCCGTGAGGTGCTGAAGCTCTGCAGTTCAGTCCTGTGGGGCAGCGCTGGCGCAGCTCCGGTGGGTGGGGGATCCCCGGGGACCACGGGGTGGGTGTCTGAGCCACACCACGGCCCCGGGCTCGCATGCAAGGGGGAGACCCCCGAGGGCCGGGGCCGTGGAGGGTCCCTGGGGTGCGTGCCCCTTCCTTCGCGCGCTGCTCTATGGAAATAAAGCACCGTCCGCTCTCCCACGCGTGTCTGCGCCGCAGGAAGCGCCGCCCGGCGGGGTGGggggggccggcggggccgcaCGTGCCGGTGCAGGAatgcggcggggccggcccggggcggggcggggagcggcggcgctCGACCATGGGGCGCCCGGTGCTGCTCGCCGCTGCCGCcgcgctgctgccgctgctgctgctgcttccgTCCGGGACCGGGGCTGCCGTGACCCGCCTGCGGGTCTCCGCCAACTTCGTGAGCGCCGGGGAAGGGAAGTGGCGGGGGAAGGTGGGGGGCGGGCGGCTCCGCGCTCACCCCGTCTCTTTGCTTGCAGGAGTGCCGGGCCACCGGTGAGTAGCGGCGGGGCAGGGCTGTCAGCgcggagctgctcctgcccggcCATACCGGCTCCGGGGTGCGGCGGGACTGTGGGGCTTCCCCCGCCCGCGGCTACTGGGGCCGGGAGGATGGGGGGGCGAGGGCGGGGCGCTCCAGGTTTCTGGGGCACCGGGCTCCCCGCTTCCGAGGACTCCCGGTCCCCGAAACTTCCTGGCTCTTGGGGCTCCCCGCCTCCAAAGGCTGCTCCGGATCTCCGGGGTTCCCTGTTTCCGAGCACTCCCGACCCCCAAAGATTCCCGCTTCCGAGGACTCTGAATCACCGAGGCTCCTGGTTTGTCAGGACTCTCGATCCCCGGGGCACCTCCCTTCCGACTACACCTCCCCGGCACTCCCCGGGGCTCTCCCCCCTTTCCAAGCACTCCCAGTCCCCGGGGCTCCTGCTGCCTACGGGACCCCCGGCGCACGGCCGCCCCCCGTTTGCTCTCCCCCTGCAGCCGACAGGACGCTGAGCCgcccccgctgccgccgccctTCCCGCCCCGGGCCGCCGCTGGAGCCGCCCGCGCTGTCGCTGAGCCGTGCCCGGCTGTGCCTGCCCGcgcagccctgccagccctgcctgcggGTGCGCCTGGCCCTCCCCGCCTCAGGTACGGCCGGGGGTGGCATCCCCGCGGCGGGGGACACACAGCCAGTCCCCCCACCCATGTCAGCACCCACGCCGCTTTCTCGCAGAGCTCGGCGGTGTCCGGGGACTGCACCTCAcattcctggagctgggctccaaccgggctggctggctgcaggtTTGGCAGCGACGCCGGGTGTCGGGCAGCTCAGCGGTGAGTCTGCGCTGGGCGTGGAGCGGGGCACCGAGGCCCGGACCCTGCGCTGACCCCCTGCTCCCCGCAGTGGCAGGTGCAGTTCGACTGCTTCCCGGCAGAGAGCGGGCGGCAAGTCCACGTCTCCCTTCGCACCATCCCAGATCGGGGCTTGGCCCTAAGCTCTAGCCATACGGTCACCGCTGAGCCACCCGGTGAGACTGAAGGGCTTGAGAGGTGTCCTGGGGGGACGCCGGTTCCAGCTGaccccctgcctgctctgcagggcctgTCTTTACCCATGCTTGGCTCCCTGAGGTTCGGGCCATTGAGGTGCGGGTGCCCGCGGGTCCCCCCCTCATGGTGCGGCTGTGCCACCAGCTGGCCCTGGagtgtgaggagctgccccggCCCTTCCACCAGCAGGTAACGGCTCTGCCCCCCGACACCCCCGTCCCAGACTGGAGGGACACAATCCCTGCCAGCTGATGCTCCCTCCATGTTGCAGGTGCTGGTGCCCGGAGGCCACCACATCTCACTGCCGTATGAGTTCCTGGTGCCCTGCCTGTGCATTGAGGTGGGTTGCCCTCCCCTACGGCCATCAGAGCCCCTTTGTCCTCGCATGAGGAGGGGTGGGGGGCATATGCTGCTCTGACTATCATGCTCTGTTGCCCCAGGCCTCCTACTCCCACCACGACAGCCCACGGAGCAAACACTGCCCCTTCCATGACCGGCCAGATGCCTGTGAGTGCCTGGTGCCTGTGGGGAGGGGAGCTGAGTCCCAAGGGTATCCCTGGGTGTCACCCCACCCCACTGATGTGGTGCCCCACAGATGGCCCTGAGCTGTGGTCCTCGGTGCACTTCCACGActtcagcaccagcagcaaggACCAGATGGCGATGGTGCTGAGTGCCAGCTGCGCCCTGCACCCACGGGCCACCCTCTGctggagggaggcagcagatgAGGCTGCACCCTGTCACGACATCCCCAATTCCACGGCCAGTGAGGATGAGCAGGTGAGGGCTCCTGATCTTGAGGTGTCACAGGATGTGGGACCATGTCACTTGCTGGGGCATCTCCTGGATCTCAGGGTCCCTGTAGGGCAGTGGGTGGGCACTGTGGCTGTGTGGGTCAGAGATGGTAACTGTGACACACTCCATTTGTTCCAGGTGTACATACTGGACAAGGTGGAtgtgcacccccagctctgcttccgAGTAAGTCTCTGTGGGTGGGTGGGCACCATCTCGGAAggagctgaggggctgtggtGGGTGAGGGCAGCTTACCCTGCCCTTTGCTGATCCCACCTCCCCTCAGTTCTCCTACAAGAACAGCAGCCATGTGGAGTGTCCCCACCAGTCAGGTGAGTCCTATGAGCAGGAGGCAGCCCTAGGCtaagcacagccctgccctggggtccCTTGCACCCCTCACCCTCTTGGGCATCCTCCaacctcccctctctctctgagggCCACAGAGACTGCCTGGAATGTCTCAGTGAGTGTCTGGGGGCTCCAGCTGCACCTGCACCTCACCTCCCGCATCCCTGCAGCCTTCagtgcagccctgtgccagcgCCGGGGTGGGCAGTGTGAACCCGAGGCCCCACTCTACACTGTCACACAGGtgagtgctgcagggctggggggacgTGGTGGGGACAGACCTGCACCAACCCTGCCCTTGTACTTTGCAGCTagagggctctgctccaggggagttggcgctgctgctgccagtgcaggtCCTGGGCAGCTGTGTGCTGGTAAGGTGACCCTTGTGCAGTCATCTGTGCTGTGGGGGACCCAACATGGTCCCCCTCTCACCCAGCCCGTTCCCCAGGTGTGGCGCTCGGACGTGCATTTTGCTCggaagcagctgctctgtcccGATGGTGAGAGAGGGTTCTGGAGGGGACTCAGGGGGCAGTGGAAATGGGCAGACAGCCCCTTTACTGCCCCTCTCCCAGTCTCCCGCAGGCACTTcgggctgctggggctggtgctggcactgggactgGTGGTGACTGTGCTGCTCCTCAACTGCCGTGGTGCCTGGAGGCCAAATGATGGTAAGAGCACCCaagagggctgcaggagggatggcAAGAGGGACTGGAGTGCCAGGGGGTGCCAgttcctgggctgcagggggtcCCAGGGTGGTGTATGGCACATGCTGTTGCATCCCAGGGGATGCCAGGACATGGAGCTGAGCTGTCACTAC contains:
- the JAGN1 gene encoding protein jagunal homolog 1 is translated as MASRGGPRAAGTDGSDFQHRERVASHYQMSVTLKSEIKKLIYTHVVIWLLLLTQMVVGHLKLLPHDQVAMPYQWEYPYLLSILPSLLGLLSFPRNNISYLVLSMISTGLFSIAPLIYGAMEMFPMAQQLYRHGKAYRFIFGFSAVSVMYLVVVVAAQVHGWQLYYSKKLLDSWFTSTQEKKKK
- the RPUSD3 gene encoding mitochondrial mRNA pseudouridine synthase RPUSD3 isoform X2; this encodes MTETAEKPKMKRWRQLLGPKETLRLLEGSVVHREGALLALNKPPGLPILGRPGDLSLDVLLPALRRHLGLDADLHVVKAPAREYSGLVLLSSCYHTTKKLQQFFTDARWRGQYPATYRAITVGVPAEVEGEISTGLSWQQQGDRAMVVPVPAPGRRSLARKDVKSTLTRYCVLSAVGGCALLQLQPRTAFPEQLQVHLTLLLCPALGDHKHSSRVGRVLGVPFFLSPESAPTHTQVLDEELLSRLGLSPRQLHHLPLHIHLQELVLPEGPLRAPPPPYFLHTLRCLGLPEH
- the IL17RE gene encoding interleukin-17 receptor E; this translates as MGRPVLLAAAAALLPLLLLLPSGTGAAVTRLRVSANFECRATADRTLSRPRCRRPSRPGPPLEPPALSLSRARLCLPAQPCQPCLRVRLALPASELGGVRGLHLTFLELGSNRAGWLQVWQRRRVSGSSAWQVQFDCFPAESGRQVHVSLRTIPDRGLALSSSHTVTAEPPGPVFTHAWLPEVRAIEVRVPAGPPLMVRLCHQLALECEELPRPFHQQVLVPGGHHISLPYEFLVPCLCIEASYSHHDSPRSKHCPFHDRPDAYGPELWSSVHFHDFSTSSKDQMAMVLSASCALHPRATLCWREAADEAAPCHDIPNSTASEDEQVYILDKVDVHPQLCFRFSYKNSSHVECPHQSETAWNVSVSVWGLQLHLHLTSRIPAAFSAALCQRRGGQCEPEAPLYTVTQLEGSAPGELALLLPVQVLGSCVLVWRSDVHFARKQLLCPDGERGFWRGLRGQWKWADSPFTAPLPVSRRHFGLLGLVLALGLVVTVLLLNCRGAWRPNDGVPGRRPVLLLYSPDSEEHLGLVCALAERLRTGLGCDVRLDLWEAGGLGQAGALPWLYAQRGRVGRQRGTVLLLWSRGSARLFHRWQVGMADGTPGDAHDIFGAAMACLHGELGAASRGGGWVLAYFSRLCSPRDVPRPLRPLPTYRLPRQLPGLLGALRGSPPAPRHCRWGRAGGLLHRLLDMGAREGSPPPRPPGAASGT
- the RPUSD3 gene encoding mitochondrial mRNA pseudouridine synthase RPUSD3 isoform X1, whose amino-acid sequence is MAGTGSAAAAAAAATAARGLARPGLGVRAAGWRQLLGPKETLRLLEGSVVHREGALLALNKPPGLPILGRPGDLSLDVLLPALRRHLGLDADLHVVKAPAREYSGLVLLSSCYHTTKKLQQFFTDARWRGQYPATYRAITVGVPAEVEGEISTGLSWQQQGDRAMVVPVPAPGRRSLARKDVKSTLTRYCVLSAVGGCALLQLQPRTAFPEQLQVHLTLLLCPALGDHKHSSRVGRVLGVPFFLSPESAPTHTQVLDEELLSRLGLSPRQLHHLPLHIHLQELVLPEGPLRAPPPPYFLHTLRCLGLPEH